A genomic segment from Sparus aurata chromosome 20, fSpaAur1.1, whole genome shotgun sequence encodes:
- the h3f3d gene encoding H3 histone, family 3D: MARTKQTARKSTGGKAPRKQLATKAARKSAPSTGGVKKPHRYRPGTVALREIRRYQKSTELLIRKLPFQRLVREIAQDFKTDLRFQSAAIGALQEASEAYLVGLFEDTNLCAIHAKRVTIMPKDIQLARRIRGERA, translated from the exons ATGGCTCGTACCAAGCAGACCGCTCGTAAATCCACCGGAGGAAAGGCGCCTAGGAAGCAGCTGGCCACCAAAGCTGCCAGGAAAAGCGCGCCCTCCACCGGTGGAGTGAAGAAGCCCCACAGATACAG gCCTGGTACTGTTGCTCTGCGTGAGATCCGTCGGTACCAGAAGTCCACTGAGCTGCTCATCAGGAAGCTGCCTTTCCAGCGCCTTGTCAGGGAAATCGCCCAGGATTTCAAGACAGATCTGCGTTTCCAGAGTGCAGCTATTGGAGCTCTGCAG GAAGCCAGCGAGGCATACCTGGTTGGACTGTTTGAGGACACCAACCTGTGCGCTATTCACGCAAAGAGGGTCACCATCATGCCCAAGGACATTCAGCTGGCCAGGCGAATTAGAGGAGAGCGTGCATAA